CGGCCGGCCCGTCGTCGAGATGGGCTCTCGCCGCACGAGCGAACACGCCGCGATCGCAGCGGCGCGCGCCGCCTACATCGCCGGCTTCGATGCCACGAGCAACCTCGAGGCCGGCCGCACGTGGGGCATCCCCACGATGGGCACGGCGGCACACGCCTTCACGCTGCTGCATGACTCAGAGGAAGACGCGTTCCGGGCCCAAGTCAACGCGTTCGGCCCGAAGACCACCCTGCTCGTCGACACGTACGACATCGCCGAGGGTGTCGACCGCGCCGTGCGGATCGCCGGGATCGGCCTCGGTGCCGTTCGCATCGACTCCGGTGACCTGCCCACGGTCGTCGCCGCGGTGCGCGAGCAGCTCGACGACCTCGGCGCCGTCGACACGAAGATCACCGTCACGAGCGACCTCGACGAGTTCATGATCGCGGCCCTCTCGGCAGCACCCGTCGACTCCTACGGCGTCGGCACAGCCGTTGTCACCGGCTCGGGCTTCCCGGCGGCGGGAATGGTCTTCAAGCTCGTCGCGCGGCGCGACGGCGCCGGCGAATGGGTGGCCGTGGCGAAGTCGTCGACCCAGAAGCTGAGCGTCGGGGGCCGCAAGAACGCCGCGCGACGGCTCGATTCCACTCGAACCGCCCGCGAAGAGATGGTGTACGTCGGCGACGGTCCCGACGGGGAGGCCGAGTTCGAGGCCGGCTCGTCGCTTCGTCCGCTCATGGTGCGGTTCATGACGGGCGGCACGGCCGATCCGGCCTACCTCGGCAAGGCCGGCACGGATGCCGCGCGATCGCATCGCGCCGAGGTCATGCAGGAGCTGCCCATCGACGCGTTCCGACTCGGGCGCGGCGATGCCGTGATTCCCACGGTCTACCGCTGACGCGCGCCGGGCATCACTCGGACTTGAGCCGCTCGTAGATCGCCTTGCACGACGGGCACACCGGGAACTTCTCGGGATCGCGCCCGGGCGTCCACTTCTTGCCGCACAGCGCACGCACCGGCTTGCCGGTCATCGCCGACTCGAGGATCTGCTCCTTCTTCACGTAGTGCGAGAAGCGCTCATGGTCACCCGGCTCGATGGTCTCCTTCTCGAGGAGCTCCTCGAGTTCGCGGTCGAGGACCGAGGTGCCGCCGCCGGGGGCATCCGGATCGGCGATGCTCGCGTGCACGGGTCGAATCATGCCTTCGATTCTACGCAACGAACCCGCCACCTCGGCCTCGGCCGCGACATCCTACGCACGCAGGGCGGCCGCGAGGATCTCAGGGCCGCGACGCTCGAAGACGCGACCGCCACCCCAGATACCCAACACGAGCGCGAGGAGCCCGAGGCCGACGCCGGATACGAACGATGCCGTGAACCAGGCCGGGTCGACGAGGATCCCGAGACCGGCGAAGACGACGGCAGGCGACGCGATGAGCAGTGAACCGAACATCGTGACGGTTTGGACGAGTGCGGTGATGGTCCCTGTCGACTGGGGCGCCTGGAAGGGGCTGTCACCGGGCTTGACCGCCGGATACGGCAATCGCGCCGACGTGAATGAGCCGAGCCCGAGTCCCGCAAAGAGCAGGGCCGTGCTGACGCCGAGAACCGACGGGAGCAGCCGCCAGTCGTTGAGCACGAACACCGTGACGGCACTTCCGAGTCCGATGACGAGCACGCCCCCGATGAGCACCGGCACGATGCGCCCCGCGCGATCTGCCGCCCCCCGCACGCCCGAGGCCACGTGCAGCCAGACCGCGGTGCTGTCGTAGGCGGTGTCGTTGTGGAGGCTCCAGCCGAGGAACAGGCACATGAGCGGCACCGGAATGAGCGCGACGTAGATGAGCGGGATGCCGGCGAGGCTGAGCGGCACCATCACGAACACGGGCGCGATCGGCACCATCACGAGCGACACCCAGTAGCGCGCGTCGCGGAACCAGTAGGTGAGGCTGCGGGCGGCGACCGCGCCGGTGGCACCGTGCGGCATCCGGTCGAACCAGCCGAGTCCGCGGTAGCTCTTCGCGGATGCTTCGCGACCCGGCGTCACGAGCATGCGCGCGACGAGCGCCTGCCACCCGAGCCAGATCGCGCCGACGGTCGCCGCGGCGATCAGGAGCTTCAGGATCGCTGCACCCCAGTCGCCCGCTGCAGCGTCGCCGGGAATCGCGAACACGGCGCCGAGGGGCGTCCACCCGAGCACGCCGGCGATCGACTCGAGCACCCCGAGGCCCGAGCTCGCCCAGTCCGCCGTCACGAGCACGACGAGGATCGGCGAGAGCATCACGATGAGCAGGATGCCGAGCACCCCCATGAGCTCGCGGGCACGGCGAGTGGCGAGCAGGAGCGATGCGAGCCCCGTTGCGACGCGGGCGATCAGGATGCACGTGGCGAATGCCATCGCCGCTGCGATGATCGCGAGCAGGAGCTCGGCGGGCCCGCGCGACCACGTGAACACCGTGCCGAGCAGCACGATCGCGAGCACGAAGGCGGGAATGCCCACCACCGCTGCGACTGCGAGACCGAATGCGAGCGTGTGGTTGGGCACCCCGAAGAGCGCGAACCGCCTCGGGTCCATCGTGTCATCGACTCCGAACACGAGCGGGAACACGATGAATCCGATGATCGTCGCGGCCCCGGCGACCGTGAACGCGTCGCGGATCACCTCGACGTCGCCCACGAAGCGCAAGCCGACGAGCGCCGTGAAGAGCAGCACGGCCACACCGAGCCCGTAGATGAGCCCGACGACGATGCCCACGACTTGCCAGGGGCTCCGCCGGAAGATGTTCGCGAGCAGGCGCAGTTTCAGTCGGAGAAACTGTGCAACCATTCCATGCCCTCCGCTGCCTTGCGTCCGCCTGCCAGTTCGACGAATCGGTCTTCGAGGGTCTGGCCGGCACGCACCTCGTCGAGGGTGCCCGCGGCGAGCACCTGCCCTGCGACGATGATCGCTGCCGAGTCGCAGACCCGCTCGATGAGGTCCATGCCGTGGCTCGAGAGCACGACCGTGCCGCCACCCGCGACGTACCGCTCGAGGATGTCGGTGAGGTTCGCGGCCGACACGGGGTCGACCGATTCGAACGGCTCATCGAGCACGAGCAGGCGCGGCGAGTGGATCATCGCGCACGCGAGGGCGATCTTTTTCGTCATGCCCGCGGAGTAGTCGGCGACGAGGCGGTCGACGGCGTCGTCGAGCCCGAAGGCCGCGATGAGGTCGGCGCTCCGTTCACGCACCGTGCGGTTGTCGAGCCCCCGGAGCACGCCCGAGTAGTAGAGGAGCTGGGCTCCCGTCAGGCGGTCGAAGAGGCGCAGGCGGTCGGGCAGCACGCCGGTGGCCCGCTTGGCGGCCCGAGGGTTGTCCCACGCATCGATGTTGTGGATGCGCACCGTGCCCGCGTCGGGCCTGAGCAATCCCGTGACCATCGACAGCGTGGTGGTCTTGCCCGCGCCGTTCGGCCCGACGAGGCCGAAGAACGATCCGGCGCGCACGTCGAGCGAGATGCCGTCGACCGCGGTGTTCGGGCCGAAACGCTTGACGAGGCCATCGATCGCGAGCACGCGAGGCGCATCGGCGGGAGGAGCCGGACGCGCGACGCGCAGTGTGCGCTTCTTGCGTGGTGTCGGCTTCTTCGGCACGGGGATGACGGCGACGGCCTGTGCGGCGGCGGCCGGCACCTCGGCAGTCGGCACCTCAGCGGCCGGCACCTCAGCCGCCGGCACCTCAGCCGCCGGCAGCTCAGCGGCTGGCACCTCAGCGGCCGGCACCTCTGCGGATGTCGCGGGCTCGATGATCGCGGCTCCGGAGCTTGCCTCGGGCTGCGGAATCGCCCTGACCGGCTCGGTCACCTCGGCAGCCGCACGTGAGGGCGCGCGCTCGACCGTCTCTTCGTCGATCTCGGATCGCACGGCGGGCGGCTCGGCGGTCGGCGGAGTGGCGACCTCCACGGAGGGCGACTCCTCGGTGGGCTTACGGGGCGATCGTTCTGCCGCCGTCGTCTCGGTCGTGAGCGAGGCCGCCACGCGCAATGCCTGGCGCTGGCTACTCGCCGCCGCTGCGGCGCGGCTCCGCGCAGTGGATGCTGCCGCCCCCTTCTCCGACGTGGCCCGCGGCGTGCGCGTGGACTTCGCCGCCTCGCCTCGCGCTGCCGTGGCATCCGCCGACGCAGCGCGCGACGCCGCGGTACGCTTCGAGGGTGCGGGCTGCTTCGTCTCACCCTCCGCCGCCGCCGTCGCGGCCGGCTTCCTCGGGGCGGGCTTCGAAGCACCACTCCGCGCCGCGCTCGACTTCGCGGCGGTCGTCCCCGCTGCAGTCGACTTGGCCGTTGCGGACTTCGCAGCCGTCGACTTCGCCGCCGTCGACCTCGCCCGCTTCGTGGCTGCGGGCTTCGTCGCTGCCGGCTTCACGTCTTCGGCCCGCACGTCAGCCTGCTCCAGCGCAGCCTGCTCGTCGGCGGCCGCCTTCGCTGCCGCCGACTTCGCTGCCGGCCTCGCAGCTCTCGATTTCGCCGCCGACCTCACTTCGGCTGCGCTCTTCGTCGCACCCGATGGCGCCGGGGTCGACGAGGTTTCAGCCGCCGCGCCCGTCGGGGACTCCCCTGTTTCAGGCACCCCCGTGCCGGTGCCCTCGGCTGCTTCGTCGTCTTGGTTGGAGCGCGAAACGGAAGTCACCAAGCCAACCTACC
The Agromyces albus DNA segment above includes these coding regions:
- a CDS encoding nicotinate phosphoribosyltransferase, whose amino-acid sequence is MTGSAALFTDRYELTMVDAALLDGTAHRESLFEAFARRLPDGRRYGIVAGTGRLLELIDQFRFAEAELEWLRDHEIVRPATIDWLADYRFSGDIWGYREGEAYFPGSPLLTIQSTFAEAVMLETLVLSTLNYDSSVASAAARMVSVALGRPVVEMGSRRTSEHAAIAAARAAYIAGFDATSNLEAGRTWGIPTMGTAAHAFTLLHDSEEDAFRAQVNAFGPKTTLLVDTYDIAEGVDRAVRIAGIGLGAVRIDSGDLPTVVAAVREQLDDLGAVDTKITVTSDLDEFMIAALSAAPVDSYGVGTAVVTGSGFPAAGMVFKLVARRDGAGEWVAVAKSSTQKLSVGGRKNAARRLDSTRTAREEMVYVGDGPDGEAEFEAGSSLRPLMVRFMTGGTADPAYLGKAGTDAARSHRAEVMQELPIDAFRLGRGDAVIPTVYR
- a CDS encoding DUF3039 domain-containing protein gives rise to the protein MIRPVHASIADPDAPGGGTSVLDRELEELLEKETIEPGDHERFSHYVKKEQILESAMTGKPVRALCGKKWTPGRDPEKFPVCPSCKAIYERLKSE
- a CDS encoding ABC transporter ATP-binding protein, yielding MEVATPPTAEPPAVRSEIDEETVERAPSRAAAEVTEPVRAIPQPEASSGAAIIEPATSAEVPAAEVPAAELPAAEVPAAEVPAAEVPTAEVPAAAAQAVAVIPVPKKPTPRKKRTLRVARPAPPADAPRVLAIDGLVKRFGPNTAVDGISLDVRAGSFFGLVGPNGAGKTTTLSMVTGLLRPDAGTVRIHNIDAWDNPRAAKRATGVLPDRLRLFDRLTGAQLLYYSGVLRGLDNRTVRERSADLIAAFGLDDAVDRLVADYSAGMTKKIALACAMIHSPRLLVLDEPFESVDPVSAANLTDILERYVAGGGTVVLSSHGMDLIERVCDSAAIIVAGQVLAAGTLDEVRAGQTLEDRFVELAGGRKAAEGMEWLHSFSD